A window of the Microbulbifer aggregans genome harbors these coding sequences:
- a CDS encoding metal-dependent hydrolase family protein — protein MYKKNALFALLVAAGALLAQTAAAVTYLSADRLIDVENGRVIESPLVTIDGNRIVSVLPDATPPEGAIRLQGATLLPGLMDMHVHLTGSADQHGYRRLARTAVRSAITGVKNARTSLDAGFTTMRNLGAQGYADVALRDAINDGDVPGPRLFVSGPAIGITGGHCDNNLLTHEFDAKGGGVADGPWGVRAKVRENLKFGADLIKLCATGGVMSKGTEPGAQQLALEEMQAAVAEARNRGVIVAAHAHGTEGIKAAIRAGVNSVEHASFLDSEAIRLAKKHGTVLSMDIYVTEYILSEGEKAGILPESLEKERRVGSRQRESFREAVDAGVKMVFGSDAAVYPHGENPRQFSRMVEFGMTPLQALQAATINAAELLGQQENLGSIREGKLADIVAVPGNPLEDIGVMEKVQFVMKDGTVYKNDAVTF, from the coding sequence ATGTACAAGAAAAATGCCCTCTTTGCCCTGCTTGTGGCCGCCGGTGCGCTGCTGGCCCAGACCGCAGCGGCGGTCACCTACCTGAGTGCGGATCGGCTGATCGACGTGGAAAACGGCCGCGTCATCGAGTCGCCACTGGTGACCATCGACGGCAACCGCATCGTTTCGGTACTCCCTGATGCCACTCCTCCCGAGGGTGCCATTCGCCTGCAGGGGGCCACCCTGTTACCGGGACTGATGGACATGCATGTGCACCTGACTGGCTCTGCGGATCAGCACGGTTATCGCCGCCTCGCTCGCACCGCGGTGCGCTCCGCCATCACCGGGGTCAAAAATGCGCGAACCTCTCTGGATGCCGGTTTTACCACCATGCGTAACCTGGGGGCGCAGGGCTATGCCGATGTCGCCCTGCGTGATGCCATCAATGACGGCGATGTGCCAGGGCCGCGCCTTTTCGTGTCAGGCCCCGCTATCGGCATCACCGGTGGCCATTGCGACAACAACCTGCTGACGCATGAATTCGATGCCAAGGGCGGCGGCGTGGCAGATGGTCCATGGGGCGTACGCGCCAAGGTACGCGAGAACCTCAAATTTGGCGCCGATCTGATCAAGCTGTGTGCCACCGGCGGGGTGATGTCCAAGGGCACCGAGCCCGGCGCGCAGCAACTGGCGCTGGAGGAAATGCAGGCCGCCGTTGCCGAGGCCCGCAACCGGGGTGTGATCGTGGCGGCCCACGCCCACGGCACTGAGGGCATCAAGGCGGCGATCCGCGCCGGCGTGAATTCCGTCGAGCACGCCAGTTTCCTGGATAGCGAGGCCATTCGCCTGGCGAAGAAGCACGGCACTGTGCTGTCCATGGATATCTATGTCACCGAATACATTCTCTCCGAGGGGGAGAAGGCTGGCATCCTGCCCGAGAGCCTGGAGAAGGAGCGCCGCGTCGGCAGCCGCCAGCGCGAGAGCTTCCGTGAAGCCGTGGATGCCGGTGTGAAGATGGTGTTCGGTTCCGATGCCGCCGTTTATCCCCACGGCGAGAATCCGCGCCAGTTCTCGCGCATGGTGGAATTTGGTATGACGCCGTTGCAGGCACTACAGGCGGCGACCATCAATGCCGCCGAGTTACTCGGTCAGCAGGAGAATCTGGGCAGTATCCGCGAGGGCAAGCTTGCGGATATCGTCGCCGTCCCCGGTAACCCGCTGGAGGATATCGGTGTGATGGAAAAAGTGCAGTTCGTGATGAAAGACGGCACCGTCTATAAAAACGATGCCGTGACCTTCTAA
- a CDS encoding alpha/beta hydrolase encodes MTEDGRDNHPQPPNQRRLRPLAVVTLLLLAITGSIFAAFELSPRPSAILIRQAFDKQTTQLNAALAPLRPPYVRAQENIPYDPDDPDALLDLYLPDLGGGRLPLVVWIPGGAWVAGSKEGIANYSALLAGHGYAVAALDYSLAPAAHYPRPIEQVSQALEFLQRNAERLSLDTAHVFLAGDSAGAQIAAQVANLIASPAYADLLGIESPLHRRQLSGVLLYCGAYDLEQLDFNGPHGEFLHSVLWAYSGDRNFLDNPDFATISVRQYLTADFPPTFISSGNGDPLQDQSRAMAETLRELGVPVTPLFFPSDYSPALPHEYQFNLGIPAGRLALQQSLRFLSRQVNATWARGDEPVDPLPQVAR; translated from the coding sequence ATGACAGAAGATGGTCGGGACAACCATCCCCAGCCACCCAACCAGCGCCGCCTGCGGCCCCTGGCCGTCGTCACCCTGTTACTGCTTGCCATCACCGGCTCGATCTTCGCGGCGTTTGAACTCTCCCCCCGGCCGTCGGCCATTCTGATACGGCAGGCGTTCGATAAGCAGACCACGCAGCTAAACGCTGCCCTGGCGCCGCTGAGACCGCCCTATGTCCGCGCCCAGGAAAATATTCCCTACGATCCGGACGATCCGGATGCATTACTCGATCTCTACCTGCCAGACCTGGGCGGCGGGCGCCTGCCCCTGGTGGTCTGGATCCCCGGGGGCGCCTGGGTCGCGGGCAGTAAAGAGGGGATCGCCAATTACAGCGCGCTGCTTGCCGGACACGGCTACGCAGTGGCGGCTCTGGATTATTCGCTAGCGCCCGCAGCGCACTACCCGAGACCGATAGAGCAAGTGAGCCAGGCACTGGAGTTTCTGCAACGGAATGCCGAACGCCTCAGTCTCGATACGGCGCATGTTTTTCTCGCTGGTGATTCCGCAGGTGCCCAGATTGCAGCGCAGGTTGCCAACCTCATTGCGTCGCCCGCCTATGCCGATCTACTTGGTATCGAATCGCCACTGCACAGGCGCCAGCTTTCGGGGGTATTGCTCTACTGCGGCGCCTATGACCTGGAACAGCTGGATTTCAACGGTCCCCACGGTGAATTCCTGCACAGCGTTCTCTGGGCCTATAGCGGCGACCGCAACTTCCTCGACAATCCTGATTTCGCCACTATCTCCGTACGGCAATACCTGACGGCTGACTTCCCGCCGACATTTATCTCCAGTGGCAACGGCGATCCGCTGCAGGATCAGTCCCGCGCTATGGCGGAGACACTCAGGGAGCTCGGTGTCCCGGTCACCCCCCTCTTCTTCCCCAGTGACTATTCCCCGGCCCTGCCCCATGAATACCAGTTCAACCTGGGCATTCCAGCGGGAAGGCTGGCGCTGCAGCAGTCGCTGCGCTTTCTGTCCCGTCAGGTCAACGCCACCTGGGCCCGCGGGGACGAGCCGGTCGACCCCCTCCCGCAGGTCGCTCGCTAG
- a CDS encoding AbgT family transporter — MSTTASSSSEQQNQSPTQRKAFTRFLDTVEWLGNLLPHPITLFAMFAVGVILISGVASYFGLSVADPRPVGAAGRAPDGVIEVFNLFSGEGLRYIVTSLVTNFTGFAPLGTVLVALLGVGIAEHSGLLSAAVRGLVLQASQRTVTVIVVFAGILSNTASELGYVVLIPLAAMIFHSLGRHPLAGLAAAFAGVSGGYSANLLIGTVDPLLSGITESAAHMIDPTYTVGPEVNWFFMIVSTFLITAVGSWVTLAIVEPKLGKYDPKEASVDLSQDKMGALTDAEKRGLKFAGLAVLAVSALFALSIVPEWGVLRHPETGEVAGSPFLKGIVALIVVFFAIPGFVFGRVTGSMKNDRDVINAMSKSMGSMGMYIVLVFFAAQFVAFFKVTNLGTIFAVVGADTLQSIGLTGPVLFLFFIMMCGFVNLMLGSASAQWAVTAPIFVPMLMLLGYAPEVIQAAYRIGDSVTNIITPMMSYFGLIVSFATRYKKDLGIGTLIATMIPYSIFFFVGWTALFFIWVFAFGLPVGPGAATYFGN, encoded by the coding sequence ATGAGTACCACCGCATCATCCTCCAGCGAACAGCAGAACCAGTCCCCGACCCAGAGGAAGGCATTCACCCGTTTCCTGGATACCGTGGAGTGGCTCGGTAACCTGTTGCCGCATCCGATTACCCTGTTCGCCATGTTCGCTGTCGGCGTCATCCTGATCAGTGGCGTTGCCTCTTACTTTGGCCTGTCTGTCGCCGATCCGCGCCCGGTGGGTGCCGCCGGTCGCGCCCCGGACGGGGTCATCGAAGTCTTCAACCTGTTTTCCGGCGAGGGGCTGCGTTACATCGTCACCAGCCTGGTCACAAACTTCACTGGCTTTGCTCCCCTGGGCACCGTGCTGGTGGCCCTGCTCGGCGTCGGTATCGCGGAGCACTCCGGGCTGTTGAGTGCCGCAGTGCGCGGACTGGTGCTGCAGGCCTCCCAGCGCACCGTAACGGTGATCGTGGTGTTTGCCGGTATCCTCTCCAATACCGCGTCAGAGCTCGGCTATGTGGTCCTGATTCCCCTGGCGGCGATGATTTTCCACTCCCTGGGCCGCCACCCGCTGGCAGGCCTCGCTGCGGCCTTTGCCGGCGTCTCCGGCGGCTACAGTGCCAACCTGCTGATCGGCACTGTCGACCCGCTGCTGTCCGGGATTACCGAGTCCGCCGCCCACATGATCGACCCCACTTACACCGTCGGTCCGGAGGTGAACTGGTTCTTCATGATCGTCAGCACCTTCCTGATTACCGCCGTGGGCAGCTGGGTGACCCTGGCGATCGTCGAGCCCAAGCTGGGCAAGTACGATCCCAAAGAGGCATCGGTGGACCTCTCCCAGGACAAGATGGGTGCTCTGACCGACGCCGAAAAACGCGGCCTCAAGTTCGCCGGACTGGCGGTGCTGGCTGTTTCCGCCCTTTTCGCCCTCTCCATCGTTCCCGAGTGGGGCGTACTGCGGCACCCTGAGACAGGCGAGGTCGCCGGCTCCCCGTTCCTGAAAGGCATCGTGGCGCTGATCGTGGTGTTCTTCGCCATTCCCGGCTTTGTCTTCGGCCGCGTGACCGGCTCCATGAAAAATGACCGCGACGTGATCAATGCCATGTCGAAGAGCATGGGCAGCATGGGTATGTATATCGTGCTGGTGTTCTTCGCCGCGCAGTTCGTGGCCTTCTTCAAGGTCACCAACCTGGGCACCATCTTTGCCGTGGTCGGCGCCGACACACTGCAGAGCATCGGCCTCACCGGCCCGGTTCTGTTCCTGTTCTTCATCATGATGTGCGGTTTCGTGAACCTGATGCTGGGCAGTGCCTCGGCCCAGTGGGCAGTGACCGCTCCGATCTTCGTACCGATGCTGATGCTGCTGGGCTACGCACCGGAAGTCATTCAGGCCGCCTACCGCATCGGCGACTCGGTGACCAATATCATCACCCCGATGATGAGTTACTTCGGCCTGATCGTGTCTTTCGCCACCCGCTACAAGAAAGATCTGGGCATCGGCACCCTGATTGCCACCATGATCCCCTACTCGATTTTCTTCTTTGTTGGCTGGACCGCGCTGTTCTTTATCTGGGTATTTGCTTTCGGCCTGCCGGTGGGACCGGGCGCAGCCACTTACTTCGGCAACTGA
- a CDS encoding DUF2058 domain-containing protein, which yields MSSLQDQLLKAGLVDTKKAKQVNKEKRKQNKVAKKTGQPQVDETREAVEQARAEKAARDRALNAERDAAAREKAIAAQIKQLVESNKQSKGNGDIAYNFTFERKIKKIYVSEAVRDHLAAGRLMIVGLDENFELVPRVIAEKISERKPDAVVQPPADSNQPEEDDPYAEFQIPDDLMW from the coding sequence ATGAGTTCACTGCAGGATCAACTGCTGAAAGCGGGCCTGGTTGATACCAAGAAGGCCAAGCAGGTCAATAAGGAAAAGCGCAAGCAGAACAAAGTGGCCAAGAAAACTGGCCAGCCGCAGGTCGATGAGACCCGCGAGGCGGTAGAGCAGGCACGTGCCGAGAAGGCCGCCCGCGACCGGGCGCTGAATGCGGAGCGGGATGCCGCCGCGCGGGAAAAAGCCATTGCTGCCCAGATCAAGCAGCTGGTGGAGAGCAACAAGCAATCCAAAGGCAACGGCGATATCGCCTACAACTTCACCTTCGAGCGCAAGATCAAGAAGATCTATGTCTCCGAGGCAGTGCGCGACCACCTGGCCGCCGGCCGACTGATGATCGTGGGCCTGGACGAGAATTTCGAACTGGTGCCGCGGGTTATCGCCGAGAAGATCAGTGAGCGTAAACCCGATGCCGTGGTACAGCCTCCAGCCGACAGCAACCAGCCGGAGGAGGATGATCCCTACGCAGAGTTCCAGATCCCCGACGACCTGATGTGGTAA
- a CDS encoding DUF1415 domain-containing protein, which produces MNREQEILSAVQQWLADVVVGLNLCPFARKPMRAGQIRYVISDARSDETLMTDLLAEMERLDLEPAEKLETTLLIVPSHLNRFDDFNQFLDLAEWLIERRGYSGVYQLATFHPDYQFAGTEAEDAENLTNRAPYPILHLIREASIEKVLERYPDPEAIPENNIRRVSALTPEESARLFPYLFQDRSPNRH; this is translated from the coding sequence TTGAACCGCGAGCAGGAAATACTGAGTGCCGTACAGCAGTGGCTCGCCGATGTGGTGGTGGGCCTGAACCTGTGCCCCTTCGCCCGCAAGCCCATGCGGGCAGGCCAGATCCGCTACGTCATCAGCGATGCCCGCTCTGACGAAACGCTGATGACGGATCTGCTGGCGGAAATGGAACGTCTGGATCTGGAACCCGCCGAGAAGCTGGAAACCACACTGCTGATTGTTCCCTCGCACCTCAATCGTTTCGATGACTTCAACCAGTTCCTCGATCTGGCCGAGTGGCTGATCGAGCGCCGGGGCTATAGCGGCGTGTACCAACTCGCCACTTTCCACCCCGATTACCAGTTCGCAGGCACCGAAGCCGAGGATGCGGAAAACCTTACCAACCGGGCCCCTTACCCCATCCTCCATCTGATCCGGGAAGCCAGCATCGAAAAGGTGCTGGAGAGATACCCAGATCCGGAAGCAATCCCCGAGAACAATATCCGGCGTGTCAGTGCGCTGACCCCGGAAGAGTCGGCGCGCCTATTCCCCTACCTGTTCCAGGACCGCAGCCCTAACCGGCATTAA
- a CDS encoding patatin-like phospholipase family protein, with product MNQDRAVSHSALVVEGGAMRGIFAAGVLDAFIERDFLPFDFAIGVSAGSTNLIGYLSGDHGRSRRILMDHARREDFINWRRFLKGGHFCDVGWLWHASFDEVPLNVQRYYDGGVPLYAVTTSIDTGQAHYLEVTAENMHEVFPASCAIPFAYRGFPRVNGEPMTDGGLADSIPVIRAYEQGARDITVLLSRPLGYRKRETPAPQFMKQLFQDHASLFESVLGRAERYNRALEFIKSPPEGCRVRVISPPADFPVARFTQEPDLLQRGYEIGLQAGITHLSDSAGIDAKAVAGRESQLSTSD from the coding sequence ATGAATCAAGACCGCGCAGTCTCACATTCCGCGCTCGTGGTAGAGGGCGGGGCGATGCGGGGGATCTTTGCCGCAGGAGTCCTCGATGCCTTTATCGAGCGCGACTTTCTGCCTTTCGATTTCGCGATCGGCGTTTCCGCCGGCTCAACCAACCTGATTGGTTATCTGTCTGGGGATCACGGTCGCAGTCGCCGCATCCTGATGGATCATGCGCGGCGGGAAGACTTCATCAATTGGCGCCGCTTTCTCAAGGGCGGGCACTTTTGCGATGTCGGCTGGCTCTGGCACGCCTCCTTTGATGAAGTGCCGCTCAACGTGCAACGCTACTATGACGGCGGGGTGCCGCTCTATGCCGTCACCACCAGCATCGACACGGGCCAGGCCCACTATCTGGAAGTGACCGCGGAAAACATGCATGAGGTGTTTCCCGCTTCCTGCGCCATTCCCTTTGCCTATCGCGGTTTCCCGCGGGTCAATGGTGAGCCGATGACGGATGGCGGATTGGCGGACTCCATCCCGGTGATCCGTGCTTACGAGCAGGGCGCCCGGGACATCACGGTTCTGCTCTCCCGTCCCCTGGGTTACCGCAAAAGGGAAACACCAGCACCGCAATTTATGAAACAGCTGTTTCAGGATCACGCCAGCCTGTTTGAATCTGTACTGGGGCGGGCTGAGCGCTACAACCGTGCGCTGGAGTTTATAAAGTCACCACCAGAGGGCTGCCGGGTTCGGGTCATTTCACCCCCGGCAGATTTTCCCGTCGCCCGGTTCACACAGGAACCCGATTTGTTGCAGCGTGGTTATGAGATTGGTCTGCAGGCGGGTATTACACATCTGAGTGACTCTGCGGGTATCGACGCGAAGGCCGTTGCCGGCCGGGAATCTCAGCTCAGTACCAGCGATTAA
- a CDS encoding MAPEG family protein codes for MPSHSPILLPVVALVAWSLVMWIWMYATRLPAIRASGLELDPTAPQGELMKQLPAQVRWKADNYNHLMEQPTLFYAIALVLALAGEGGGLNLALAWAYVGTRVVHSLFQALVNKIEVRFAIFVLSSLVLFVLTARAALALS; via the coding sequence ATGCCGAGCCATTCTCCGATACTGCTTCCAGTTGTCGCGCTGGTCGCCTGGTCACTGGTCATGTGGATCTGGATGTACGCAACGCGCCTGCCGGCAATTCGCGCTAGCGGTCTGGAGCTGGACCCCACTGCCCCCCAAGGCGAGCTGATGAAGCAGCTGCCCGCCCAGGTGCGCTGGAAAGCCGACAATTACAACCACCTGATGGAGCAACCGACACTCTTCTATGCCATTGCTCTGGTCCTCGCTCTTGCGGGTGAAGGTGGCGGCCTGAATCTGGCCCTGGCGTGGGCCTATGTGGGTACCCGGGTGGTTCACAGCCTGTTTCAGGCCTTGGTCAACAAGATCGAAGTCCGCTTTGCGATCTTTGTTCTCTCTTCTCTCGTGCTGTTCGTGCTCACCGCTCGGGCCGCCCTGGCACTGAGTTAA
- a CDS encoding PH domain-containing protein has product MHTKVKFGAPWSRQLKILTSVFTLFLLGLPLILMNRAPENPPTIYLVSIWLPVAILLLSAPFAIRGFVIEDRRLLVLRPLWKTSVSLQDLESAEQDPQAMDGSIRTFGNGGLFGFIGLFRNKKLGRYRAFATDQKNAVVLRFPTHTLVITPDRPERAAELLNRQT; this is encoded by the coding sequence TTGCACACTAAAGTAAAGTTCGGCGCGCCCTGGAGCCGCCAGCTGAAGATTCTGACCTCCGTGTTTACCCTGTTTCTGCTGGGGCTGCCGCTGATCCTGATGAACCGCGCACCGGAGAATCCTCCCACTATCTATCTGGTCAGCATCTGGCTGCCGGTTGCCATCCTGCTTCTGAGTGCCCCGTTTGCAATTCGCGGTTTCGTGATTGAAGACCGCCGGCTTCTGGTATTGCGCCCACTGTGGAAGACCAGCGTGTCTCTGCAGGATCTGGAGAGCGCGGAGCAGGATCCACAGGCAATGGATGGTTCCATCCGCACTTTTGGCAATGGCGGCCTGTTCGGTTTTATCGGCCTTTTCCGCAACAAAAAACTCGGGCGCTACAGGGCCTTCGCCACCGACCAGAAAAATGCCGTCGTACTGCGTTTTCCCACCCACACCCTGGTAATCACTCCGGACAGGCCGGAGCGGGCTGCCGAGCTTCTAAACCGGCAGACGTGA
- a CDS encoding tetratricopeptide repeat protein yields the protein MPFDQQGNRLSGASPTAIEHYQRALTSFNLYRGDPFVPLEEAIAEAPGFAMAHILKAYLYATSTEPAANIAAQKILVSTQVLPLSEQEASHVAVLKSLTGGNWTEAALALDYHSNRFPHDLVAIQCGHLMDFYRANSRNLRDRIARVLPQWSAEIPGYSLLLGMYAFGLEECADYERAEAYGNSALELEPFDCWAHHAVAHVLEMQGRPAEGITWMQSREPFWAEEDNFFKVHNWWHRALYHLDLGETEKALEIYDGPIRRDASVMALDLVDAAALLWRLTLAGCDPGERWQELANCWDPLADGHHYPFNDWHGAMAFLGAGRQQALERVGNCLRAGRDSHREVCRWGWETGLPLVEGFTAFWEGDYGSALHHLHSARYIANSFGGSHAQRDIIDWTLTEAAIRSGDRSTAEAFTEERLALKPNSAIVKEMVARASRPV from the coding sequence ATGCCATTTGACCAACAGGGTAACCGTCTCTCAGGCGCCAGCCCCACTGCGATCGAGCATTACCAGCGCGCCCTGACCTCCTTCAACCTGTACCGGGGCGACCCTTTTGTACCGCTGGAAGAGGCCATTGCCGAGGCGCCGGGGTTCGCCATGGCGCATATTCTCAAGGCCTACCTCTATGCCACCAGCACCGAGCCGGCCGCCAATATCGCCGCACAGAAAATTCTGGTCTCCACCCAGGTGCTCCCCCTTTCCGAACAGGAAGCTTCCCATGTCGCCGTGCTGAAATCCCTCACAGGCGGTAACTGGACTGAAGCGGCGCTGGCGCTCGACTATCACAGCAACCGCTTTCCGCATGACCTGGTAGCGATTCAATGCGGGCACCTGATGGACTTTTATCGCGCCAATAGCCGCAACCTTCGCGACCGCATTGCCCGCGTACTGCCGCAGTGGTCAGCGGAAATCCCCGGCTATTCGCTGCTGCTGGGCATGTACGCCTTTGGACTGGAGGAATGTGCCGACTACGAGCGCGCCGAGGCATACGGTAACAGCGCACTGGAACTGGAACCGTTCGATTGCTGGGCCCACCATGCCGTGGCCCACGTACTGGAAATGCAGGGGCGCCCGGCCGAGGGCATCACCTGGATGCAGAGTCGCGAACCCTTCTGGGCCGAAGAAGACAATTTTTTCAAGGTTCACAACTGGTGGCACCGTGCCCTCTACCACCTGGATCTCGGCGAAACCGAAAAGGCCCTGGAAATCTATGACGGTCCCATACGCCGTGATGCGAGCGTTATGGCGCTGGATCTGGTCGATGCCGCGGCCCTGCTCTGGCGACTGACATTGGCCGGTTGCGATCCCGGTGAGCGCTGGCAGGAACTCGCGAACTGCTGGGATCCACTCGCCGATGGCCATCACTACCCGTTTAATGACTGGCATGGTGCCATGGCATTCCTGGGTGCCGGCAGACAGCAAGCGCTCGAACGAGTGGGCAACTGCCTGCGAGCCGGGCGCGATAGTCACCGAGAGGTCTGTCGCTGGGGCTGGGAAACCGGTCTGCCGCTCGTCGAGGGCTTTACCGCCTTTTGGGAGGGGGATTACGGCAGCGCCCTTCATCACCTTCACAGTGCGCGCTATATCGCCAACAGCTTCGGCGGTAGCCATGCCCAGCGCGACATCATCGACTGGACACTGACGGAGGCAGCCATCAGAAGCGGTGACCGAAGCACTGCCGAGGCCTTTACCGAGGAGCGACTGGCGCTCAAGCCCAACAGCGCCATAGTGAAGGAGATGGTCGCCCGAGCGAGCCGCCCAGTTTAG
- a CDS encoding BLUF domain-containing protein, with amino-acid sequence MGELVRLVYASKASFFPLPAKSGVEPTVARILMQSRQNNSRSDVGGILYFGDGYFFQALEGERAVVNETFQRICADSRHHQVTTLSLKKVPSRLFADWSMKYVPAEQSLREFLGRRGYTRFQPLRFSEEEAESLVQFFEHARDESQSALEKPRRFNLRALFSRKSRLAN; translated from the coding sequence ATGGGCGAACTGGTCCGCCTGGTCTACGCCAGCAAGGCTTCCTTCTTCCCGCTACCTGCCAAAAGCGGAGTCGAGCCCACTGTGGCCCGCATTCTTATGCAAAGCCGCCAGAATAACAGTCGTAGCGATGTTGGCGGCATCCTGTATTTCGGCGATGGCTATTTTTTCCAGGCGCTCGAGGGCGAGCGTGCAGTCGTCAATGAGACTTTTCAGCGCATCTGCGCGGACAGCCGTCATCACCAGGTAACCACTCTGTCCCTGAAAAAAGTGCCATCCCGATTGTTTGCAGACTGGTCGATGAAATATGTCCCGGCCGAACAGTCCCTGCGGGAATTTCTCGGCCGTAGAGGGTATACGCGTTTCCAGCCACTGAGATTCTCCGAAGAGGAGGCCGAGTCGTTGGTACAGTTTTTCGAACACGCCCGGGATGAAAGCCAGTCAGCGCTGGAAAAGCCGCGCCGCTTTAACCTGCGGGCACTCTTTTCCCGCAAATCCCGCCTGGCGAATTAG
- a CDS encoding esterase/lipase family protein: MKTLRAAFACLLLLFPSLASATCTILLHGLGRSEGSMEKLADRLEEAGFQTINVDYPSTVYPIEALAGKAIAPALDQCAGNDAVHFVTHSMGGILVRQYLSRVTVPNLGRVVMLGPPNKGSEVVDTLRDVPGFHAILGDAGLQLGTEEESVPNRLGPANFEVGIIAGTRSVNPVLSQIIPANDDGKVSVESTRLKGMSDHLEMPVTHVFMMQSDEVIAQVIHFLRFGRFQRPAPPRT, translated from the coding sequence ATGAAAACTCTGCGCGCCGCATTCGCTTGCCTGCTGTTACTTTTTCCTTCGCTCGCAAGCGCCACCTGCACCATTCTTCTCCATGGACTTGGTCGTTCCGAAGGCTCCATGGAGAAGCTGGCCGACAGACTGGAAGAAGCCGGTTTCCAGACAATCAATGTGGACTACCCCTCCACTGTCTACCCGATCGAGGCCCTGGCAGGCAAAGCCATCGCGCCAGCCCTGGATCAGTGCGCAGGGAATGATGCCGTTCACTTTGTCACGCACTCCATGGGCGGCATCCTCGTGCGCCAGTATCTGAGCCGTGTGACCGTTCCCAATCTCGGTCGGGTGGTCATGCTGGGCCCGCCGAACAAGGGGAGCGAGGTGGTAGACACCCTGAGGGACGTTCCTGGTTTTCACGCCATTCTGGGTGACGCCGGCCTGCAGCTTGGTACGGAGGAAGAAAGCGTGCCCAATCGCCTCGGCCCGGCGAATTTTGAGGTGGGCATCATCGCGGGCACAAGAAGCGTCAACCCGGTTCTCTCGCAGATCATCCCTGCCAACGATGATGGTAAGGTCTCGGTAGAAAGCACCCGGCTCAAGGGTATGAGCGATCATCTGGAGATGCCGGTGACACATGTGTTTATGATGCAGAGCGACGAGGTCATCGCCCAGGTTATCCACTTTCTGCGCTTTGGCCGCTTTCAGCGTCCTGCACCGCCAAGGACTTGA
- a CDS encoding mechanosensitive ion channel family protein, with the protein MAAQQDSAEAIKELPEQVDKGVNTALDKVDAWIAEGIQHIPNFVAALFLLLVFYLLGLLFGYLTCRHFSRRDRANLGEVLGGLVKWIVVGVGFLLGATIVMPTLNPGDLVAGLGVGSVAFGFAFKDILQNWLAGLLILIKHPFRVNDQIRVGEFEGTVKRIENRATLLRTYDGQRVVIPNSDIYTNAVVVKTAHPLRRSEYDVGIGYGDGIDRACEVLVTAVSKVEGVQKRPPVEALPWELAASWVTIRVRWWTHSRQTDANHIGSDVIRAIKLALDEAHIDMPYETQVQLFHDQTEESDGDRGRQREGWPAPQKGSTRPRWRAQVGEKQP; encoded by the coding sequence ATGGCGGCACAGCAGGACAGCGCGGAAGCAATCAAGGAGCTGCCGGAACAGGTAGACAAGGGGGTGAATACGGCCCTGGATAAGGTCGACGCCTGGATCGCCGAAGGCATTCAGCATATTCCCAATTTCGTCGCTGCTCTATTTCTGCTTCTCGTCTTTTACCTCCTCGGACTCCTGTTCGGCTATCTCACCTGCAGGCATTTTTCCCGCCGTGATCGCGCCAATCTGGGTGAGGTTCTGGGTGGGCTGGTCAAATGGATAGTGGTGGGTGTCGGGTTTCTGCTTGGCGCCACTATCGTCATGCCAACGCTGAATCCGGGGGACCTGGTAGCTGGACTCGGCGTAGGATCGGTCGCTTTCGGCTTTGCCTTCAAGGATATTCTGCAAAACTGGTTGGCGGGCCTACTGATCCTGATCAAACACCCTTTTCGGGTCAACGACCAGATTCGCGTGGGAGAATTCGAGGGCACGGTCAAGAGAATCGAAAACCGCGCAACACTTCTGCGTACTTACGACGGCCAGCGTGTGGTGATCCCGAACAGCGATATCTACACCAATGCGGTTGTGGTCAAAACAGCACACCCACTGCGACGTAGCGAATACGATGTGGGGATCGGTTATGGAGACGGTATCGACCGGGCCTGCGAGGTACTGGTAACAGCCGTGAGTAAAGTGGAGGGCGTGCAGAAAAGACCGCCAGTAGAGGCACTGCCCTGGGAGCTCGCTGCCAGCTGGGTCACCATTCGCGTGCGCTGGTGGACCCACAGCCGCCAGACAGATGCCAACCATATCGGTTCGGACGTCATCCGGGCCATCAAGCTGGCTCTCGACGAGGCTCACATCGACATGCCCTACGAGACCCAGGTGCAGCTTTTCCACGACCAGACCGAAGAGAGTGATGGTGACCGCGGCCGACAACGCGAGGGATGGCCAGCCCCACAGAAGGGCAGCACCCGACCCCGCTGGCGCGCGCAGGTGGGC